In a single window of the Elaeis guineensis isolate ETL-2024a chromosome 6, EG11, whole genome shotgun sequence genome:
- the LOC105047020 gene encoding DNA damage-repair/toleration protein DRT102, whose amino-acid sequence MASGDELTAGAENGTAPPAPSLRIYAGADAFGCAIKDALVAHLRSVPGVDVADLGTDKYYSIGERIGRLVSSAAGDQPETRGLLACGTGVGVSIFANKFPRVYAATCSSVGDAVNTRSINACNVLSVSGMSTAPADAVKILDAWLRTPFKSPCPASGDAPWPDDIQSFLDQSTAEMAAVSADSSAAVEGCAICCLRKGMEFEPVGIMPGGEMRIVRESPTSAYVRFKAGSVEPAHHHTFGHDLVVIKGKKKVWNITKKESYALEDGDFLFTPAGDVHRVKYFEDTEFFIRWDGKWDIFLDEDLAAAADAINKDLEAGN is encoded by the coding sequence ATGGCGTCGGGCGATGAACTCACTGCGGGGGCGGAGAATGGCACCGCTCCGCCGGCCCCCTCCCTGAGGATCTACGCCGGCGCCGACGCCTTCGGATGCGCGATCAAGGACGCCCTGGTGGCCCACCTTCGCTCCGTCCCCGGCGTCGACGTCGCCGATCTCGGCACCGACAAGTACTACTCCATCGGCGAACGCATCGGCCGCCTCGTCAGCTCCGCCGCCGGCGACCAGCCCGAGACTCGCGGCCTCCTGGCCTGCGGCACCGGCGTGGGCGTTTCCATCTTCGCCAACAAGTTCCCCCGCGTATACGCGGCCACCTGCTCCTCCGTCGGCGACGCCGTGAACACCCGATCCATCAACGCCTGCAACGTTCTCTCCGTCTCCGGCATGTCCACCGCCCCCGCCGACGCCGTCAAGATCCTCGACGCCTGGCTCCGCACCCCCTTCAAGTCCCCCTGTCCGGCCTCCGGCGACGCCCCCTGGCCGGACGACATCCAGTCCTTCCTCGACCAGTCCACGGCCGAGATGGCCGCCGTCTCCGCCGATTCCTCCGCCGCCGTGGAAGGGTGCGCGATCTGCTGCCTGAGGAAGGGGATGGAGTTCGAGCCGGTGGGGATCATGCCTGGTGGGGAGATGAGGATCGTGAGGGAGAGCCCCACCTCGGCCTACGTCCGGTTCAAGGCCGGGAGCGTGGAGCCGGCCCACCACCACACCTTCGGCCACGACCTGGTGGTCatcaaggggaagaagaaggTCTGGAACATCACCAAGAAAGAGAGCTACGCGCTCGAGGATGGGGATTTCTTGTTCACCCCCGCCGGGGACGTCCACCGGGTGAAGTACTTCGAGGACACCGAGTTCTTCATCAGGTGGGATGGGAAGTGGGACATCTTCCTCGATGAGGACCTGGCTGCTGCTGCTGATGCCATCAACAAAGACTTGGAGGCGGGCAACTGA